A region from the Desulfitobacterium dehalogenans ATCC 51507 genome encodes:
- a CDS encoding dimethyl sulfoxide reductase anchor subunit family protein has translation MGTWEFPLVLFTVLGQWAIGLALTITLVEYMFSSDLDEASLKKLRVGGISVLPLVGLGIIFSVFHLGQPLSAMKAISNLGVSKLSMEILAFVIVGVLALIYSYMWWKTPASSSKKIVGLLLSGVGLIAIVISSKVYALPARLAWNSWQTTAAFVLTALLLGSVSVAFLLSKIEGEAGQKVRRTLGIFVIAAVVLVGLVLGSFAQTYGTSAEQSAAVAATFASFFFAVRLMIGILLPMVFAGVFIANQKSSSTFAALTLVGVVLGEVTGRILFYSSVMGQYPWF, from the coding sequence ATGGGCACATGGGAATTCCCATTAGTATTATTCACTGTTCTTGGTCAATGGGCTATCGGCTTAGCCCTAACTATCACACTAGTAGAATATATGTTTTCCTCAGATTTAGATGAAGCTTCCTTGAAAAAATTAAGGGTGGGCGGTATCTCTGTTTTACCATTAGTAGGTCTAGGTATAATCTTTTCCGTATTCCACTTAGGCCAGCCCCTTAGTGCTATGAAAGCTATTAGCAATCTTGGAGTTTCCAAATTAAGTATGGAGATTCTGGCCTTCGTGATTGTAGGAGTTTTGGCTCTTATCTACAGCTATATGTGGTGGAAAACACCGGCTAGTTCTTCCAAAAAAATAGTGGGTCTACTTCTTAGTGGTGTTGGTTTAATAGCAATAGTAATTTCCAGCAAAGTCTATGCCTTACCTGCTAGATTAGCATGGAATTCTTGGCAAACTACAGCAGCCTTTGTTCTTACAGCTTTACTTTTAGGATCTGTATCTGTAGCTTTCCTTCTAAGTAAGATTGAAGGGGAAGCCGGTCAGAAAGTTAGAAGAACACTGGGTATCTTCGTTATAGCTGCTGTTGTACTTGTGGGTTTGGTACTGGGGTCCTTCGCTCAAACCTATGGTACATCGGCTGAACAATCTGCCGCAGTTGCAGCAACCTTTGCTTCATTTTTCTTCGCTGTGCGCTTAATGATCGGTATTCTACTTCCCATGGTATTTGCAGGAGTATTTATCGCTAACCAAAAATCCAGCAGTACATTTGCTGCTTTAACCCTGGTTGGAGTGGTTCTCGGGGAGGTAACAGGACGTATTCTATTTTATTCTTCTGTAATGGGACAATATCCCTGGTTCTAA
- a CDS encoding aspartyl-phosphate phosphatase Spo0E family protein, whose protein sequence is MEKRLLKKIEVLRRKLYRYATTRSLVDDEVVELSQELDHLLNQYQRLDKYRQMSFW, encoded by the coding sequence GTGGAAAAGAGGTTATTAAAGAAGATTGAGGTGCTTCGTAGAAAATTGTATCGATATGCTACGACACGCAGCTTAGTTGATGATGAGGTCGTAGAGTTAAGTCAAGAGCTGGATCATCTTTTGAATCAATATCAGCGTTTGGATAAGTACAGACAGATGTCTTTTTGGTGA
- a CDS encoding pro-sigmaK processing inhibitor BofA family protein produces MTLIFLALFILLIALVVKSSLGQPNKFLKAGIHILGGIVGLWIFDLVLSVVGFGIPINVFTITLVGLLGFPGVVALVGLQVLGI; encoded by the coding sequence ATGACCTTAATTTTTTTGGCATTATTCATTCTATTGATCGCTTTAGTGGTTAAGAGCAGCTTAGGTCAACCTAATAAGTTCTTAAAGGCTGGGATTCATATCCTGGGGGGAATCGTAGGCTTATGGATCTTTGATTTAGTTTTGAGCGTAGTAGGATTCGGTATTCCCATTAATGTATTTACCATAACTTTGGTCGGCCTTTTGGGATTTCCGGGAGTCGTGGCTTTAGTGGGCCTACAGGTCTTAGGCATTTAA
- a CDS encoding FMN-binding protein: MIGFILDYVFGWLAVLIGIFLISKYLFRKLIPKVQGEKRSRLVEINRYLKTPHIVLGFVLIVISLIHGAHSSDPVLSVNIGTLNWLVTIALGISWVCKNLKTKWLPIHQALTILFVVTLVWHIVDVGGINIFRILSEMNSDVTYEAMVEEQQKEDNTSNNTSSNPAPNQADLPYYFSFKGLELANGTYITESTGYSPGLKLEVTIEDNFVKKIKILQHFEVDSKYYKEAMLVIPAAILKQQTLEVDAITGSSMTSIGIIKGVRKAVLDSIEKYNEE, from the coding sequence ATGATAGGTTTTATTCTGGATTATGTATTTGGTTGGCTAGCAGTTCTAATTGGAATTTTTTTGATCTCGAAGTATTTATTCCGAAAACTAATACCCAAAGTTCAAGGGGAAAAGCGTTCCCGGTTGGTTGAAATTAATAGATATCTAAAGACCCCTCATATAGTCTTAGGCTTTGTCCTTATTGTCATAAGCTTAATTCATGGGGCACATTCTTCTGATCCGGTGCTAAGTGTGAATATCGGCACCTTAAACTGGTTAGTGACGATTGCCTTAGGCATCAGTTGGGTTTGTAAGAATTTAAAAACTAAATGGCTACCTATACATCAAGCTTTAACAATTCTTTTTGTAGTAACCCTCGTTTGGCATATTGTTGATGTCGGAGGTATTAATATTTTTCGAATACTATCCGAAATGAATAGTGATGTTACCTATGAAGCAATGGTAGAAGAGCAGCAAAAGGAAGACAACACCAGTAATAATACAAGTTCTAATCCCGCCCCTAACCAAGCTGATTTACCCTATTATTTTTCTTTTAAAGGGCTAGAGCTGGCCAATGGAACCTATATAACTGAAAGTACCGGTTATAGTCCCGGGTTGAAATTAGAGGTCACCATTGAGGATAATTTCGTCAAGAAGATCAAGATTCTGCAGCATTTTGAGGTGGATTCCAAATACTACAAAGAGGCCATGCTTGTAATTCCGGCTGCAATTTTAAAGCAACAAACTTTAGAGGTTGATGCGATTACCGGTTCGAGCATGACCTCCATAGGCATTATTAAGGGAGTCAGAAAAGCGGTATTGGATTCAATAGAAAAATATAATGAGGAATAA
- a CDS encoding 4Fe-4S dicluster domain-containing protein, whose translation MAKQVGFYINMANCYGCQTCMVACKSEQKTAPGVQWRKVRKFDTENPASHATISMGCNHCKNPQCLLNCPAGAYTRLDNGIVYQDHSKCIGCRMCVMACPYGVPQYDPEEGKTSKCSYCKERIEQGLEPRCVEACPGGNLVAGDIEELKAKYSGVQELPITPSASITNPAIIINPAKAFKK comes from the coding sequence ATGGCTAAACAAGTTGGCTTCTATATTAATATGGCAAACTGTTACGGATGCCAAACCTGCATGGTAGCATGTAAATCTGAGCAAAAAACTGCTCCCGGTGTTCAATGGCGTAAAGTCCGTAAATTCGATACCGAAAATCCTGCCTCCCATGCAACTATTTCAATGGGATGCAACCATTGTAAGAACCCGCAGTGTTTGCTTAACTGTCCGGCCGGTGCTTATACCAGATTAGATAATGGCATAGTTTACCAAGATCATAGCAAATGTATCGGCTGTAGGATGTGTGTCATGGCTTGTCCCTATGGTGTCCCTCAGTATGACCCGGAAGAGGGTAAAACCAGTAAATGCAGTTATTGTAAAGAACGTATTGAACAAGGCTTAGAGCCTCGCTGTGTAGAAGCTTGCCCCGGGGGTAACCTGGTTGCCGGCGATATTGAAGAATTAAAGGCTAAATATTCCGGAGTTCAAGAACTACCCATAACACCTTCTGCAAGCATCACAAATCCGGCTATTATCATCAATCCTGCGAAAGCATTTAAAAAATAG
- a CDS encoding YbaB/EbfC family nucleoid-associated protein: MAFKGGGMGNMSNMLKQAQKLQEEMARAQEELKTRTVEASVGGGAVQVVVNGKNELVELKIKPEAVDPDDVEMLEDLVKAAVNEGLRKVEELVSSEMGKLTNGLKIPGLF, encoded by the coding sequence ATGGCATTTAAAGGCGGCGGTATGGGGAATATGAGCAATATGCTTAAACAAGCTCAGAAGCTCCAGGAAGAAATGGCGAGAGCTCAAGAGGAGCTTAAGACTCGCACAGTTGAGGCATCTGTAGGCGGGGGCGCCGTTCAGGTTGTGGTCAATGGGAAAAATGAACTGGTAGAGCTGAAGATTAAACCGGAAGCTGTAGACCCTGATGATGTGGAGATGCTGGAGGATTTGGTCAAAGCCGCAGTCAACGAGGGCTTGCGTAAGGTGGAAGAGCTTGTATCCTCAGAAATGGGCAAATTAACCAATGGTTTGAAAATTCCCGGTCTCTTCTAA
- a CDS encoding N-acetyltransferase: MEFKRLTLDNLDSEHICCAITDKKGESGVSSKKDWLRKRLSEGLVFDKLDVRGKVFIEYIPAEKAWCPIVADNYMFINCFWVSGQYKGQGYANLLLERCINDSKEKGKEGIVILSTEKKMPFLSDPKYLKYKGFKIADKAVPYYELLYLPFSAQANIPQFKEFVKNDLIDHKGWVIYYTNQCPHTEKYVPILINHLTSKGFAVQAIKLDTTEQGQKAPNPFTTYALFYNGKFITNEILSEKSFDKLLIKMKIC; the protein is encoded by the coding sequence ATGGAGTTTAAAAGATTAACATTGGACAATCTGGATTCCGAACATATTTGCTGTGCAATTACCGATAAAAAAGGAGAATCCGGGGTTTCATCAAAAAAAGATTGGCTCAGAAAACGCTTATCCGAGGGATTGGTCTTCGATAAATTAGATGTACGTGGAAAAGTTTTTATCGAATATATTCCTGCAGAAAAAGCGTGGTGCCCTATTGTGGCCGATAACTATATGTTCATTAATTGCTTCTGGGTTTCCGGACAGTACAAAGGTCAGGGATATGCTAATTTATTACTGGAACGCTGCATCAATGATTCAAAGGAAAAAGGGAAAGAGGGGATTGTTATTTTATCTACGGAGAAGAAAATGCCCTTTCTCTCTGATCCCAAGTATCTGAAATACAAAGGCTTTAAAATAGCAGATAAAGCGGTTCCTTATTATGAACTGCTCTATCTTCCCTTCAGTGCCCAAGCAAACATTCCCCAATTCAAAGAGTTTGTGAAAAACGACCTTATTGATCATAAAGGCTGGGTTATCTATTATACAAACCAATGTCCCCATACTGAAAAATATGTCCCGATCCTTATAAATCATCTAACATCAAAAGGGTTTGCTGTTCAAGCCATTAAACTTGATACAACGGAACAGGGACAAAAGGCACCCAATCCATTTACCACCTATGCCCTTTTTTATAACGGCAAATTTATTACCAACGAGATACTTTCCGAAAAGAGCTTCGACAAGCTTTTAATCAAAATGAAAATTTGCTGA
- a CDS encoding B12-binding domain-containing radical SAM protein produces the protein MRIVLIQPKMNKRPMDTDLKTRMAPPLSLLTLMSLTPEGHEVIMVNENVEKIDYHCGAEMVGITITLDVMPRAAEIAKKFRRLGIPVVAGGIHVTSSSDECSGYFDAVCIGAAERVWASMIEDAARGRLQQVYHDMADFRGDEIVPPAYNRIDKSRYLYTNVITTSRGCPNRCDFCYNSCQNRMYIRRPVEDVLRDIEFLGTRHILFIDDNFIGVPSYTCELLNKLRGMDLKWSAAVTTKIADHPDLLDLMAETGCQSLFIGFESINNSSLHGVNKDNHFEKYEKLAAEIHSRGIMINASMVFGLDGDEPDVFQRTLDWLVKNKIETLTSHILTPYPGTELYRRMKDEGRITDHELSKYNTAHVVFQPKGMTAEELYEGYLWIYREFYSFPNILRRMPEHRAQRKSYLLFNIFYRKLGRFTSALARIVPMGAVGRLAARISYRVK, from the coding sequence ATGAGAATCGTACTGATTCAACCTAAAATGAATAAAAGGCCTATGGATACTGATTTGAAGACTCGTATGGCTCCTCCTTTGTCACTGCTTACGCTGATGAGTCTTACACCTGAGGGTCATGAAGTGATCATGGTTAATGAAAATGTGGAGAAAATAGATTATCACTGCGGTGCGGAGATGGTCGGCATCACCATAACTTTGGATGTCATGCCCAGAGCAGCAGAGATTGCGAAAAAATTCCGCCGACTGGGAATACCTGTGGTGGCAGGCGGAATTCACGTTACGAGCAGTTCGGATGAGTGCAGCGGATATTTCGACGCTGTTTGTATCGGCGCTGCCGAGCGGGTATGGGCATCTATGATAGAAGATGCTGCACGGGGCAGGCTTCAGCAGGTTTATCATGACATGGCGGATTTTCGGGGAGATGAGATTGTCCCTCCGGCCTACAACAGAATCGATAAAAGCCGCTACCTCTATACAAACGTTATCACCACAAGCCGCGGCTGTCCCAACCGATGTGACTTCTGCTATAACAGCTGCCAAAACAGGATGTATATCCGTCGCCCTGTCGAGGATGTGCTCAGGGATATCGAATTCCTGGGAACCCGGCATATCCTTTTTATTGATGATAATTTTATCGGTGTGCCTTCCTACACTTGTGAATTACTTAATAAGCTGCGGGGAATGGACCTTAAATGGAGTGCGGCTGTGACCACTAAAATAGCCGACCATCCCGATTTGCTGGATCTAATGGCTGAGACGGGTTGCCAAAGTCTTTTTATCGGCTTTGAATCAATCAATAACTCGTCTTTACATGGGGTAAATAAGGACAATCACTTTGAGAAATATGAAAAGCTTGCCGCAGAAATTCACAGCCGAGGCATTATGATCAATGCCAGCATGGTATTCGGCCTGGACGGGGATGAACCGGATGTTTTTCAGAGAACACTGGATTGGCTGGTAAAGAATAAGATCGAAACCCTGACTTCCCATATTCTCACTCCATACCCCGGCACAGAGCTATATCGCCGAATGAAAGATGAAGGACGAATAACTGATCATGAGCTGTCAAAGTACAATACGGCTCATGTAGTATTTCAACCTAAAGGCATGACAGCGGAGGAATTGTACGAGGGTTACCTTTGGATATACCGGGAGTTTTACTCCTTTCCCAATATATTGCGCCGTATGCCGGAGCATAGAGCACAACGAAAATCTTATCTCTTATTTAATATTTTTTACCGCAAATTAGGCCGGTTCACATCGGCACTGGCGCGGATCGTCCCTATGGGGGCGGTAGGGCGGCTAGCGGCAAGAATCTCCTATAGGGTAAAATGA
- the dnaX gene encoding DNA polymerase III subunit gamma/tau, translating to MAYLALYREWRPKNFKDMVGQEHVTKTLMNALVQSKVAHAYLLSGPRGTGKTTTAKVLAKALNCEHRDGVEPCNQCPSCLSIDQGSAMEVFEIDAASNRGIDEIRDLRDKVRLSAGESKYKVYIIDEVHMLTTEAFNALLKTLEEPPERVVFILATTEVHKIPLTILSRVQRFEFHRISLEQIYKHLDKVCQTIGRDVDSEALQIIAQKSEGGLRDALSILDQCLLLDGKLGVEQVYQVLGMVGEEFSAKLVDHLLARDYAKTLGFLGEGINQGMDPRQIIRELLDYLRQALLYTSTQAFPHIAPHLKEHLAFQCETIGLKTLLQWIGILLQGESQLKYAANARLAAELLLVQVIYDSGPSYGKESPQVLERLQELEEEIKNLSSGKSRKESKVESPKKAEERSSDLPSHKKHVESPVQDKPVSTQEGKDSSSLSFQDVQGHWGEVLEQVRKRKKSTHAFLMEGKPVELDGDTLVIVFKEGFSFHRDKVNQKENRETIEEVLGSLFGKAYALQSLLENEYVKGNKDSDQAEKSKENPMVKKAADLFGSDLLIVQEE from the coding sequence ATGGCTTATTTGGCCTTATACCGCGAATGGAGACCGAAGAATTTTAAAGATATGGTAGGGCAGGAGCATGTCACAAAGACGTTGATGAACGCTCTCGTGCAGAGTAAAGTAGCTCATGCCTACCTTTTAAGTGGACCGAGAGGGACTGGTAAGACCACTACAGCGAAGGTCTTGGCCAAGGCTTTAAATTGTGAGCACCGGGATGGGGTTGAGCCTTGCAATCAATGCCCTTCCTGTCTGAGCATCGATCAAGGAAGCGCGATGGAAGTCTTTGAGATCGATGCAGCTTCCAATCGGGGAATTGATGAAATCCGTGATTTACGGGATAAGGTTCGCTTAAGTGCCGGAGAAAGCAAATATAAGGTTTATATTATTGATGAAGTTCATATGTTGACTACCGAAGCCTTTAACGCCCTTCTCAAGACCCTGGAGGAACCCCCTGAGCGGGTGGTGTTTATTCTGGCTACCACGGAAGTCCATAAAATCCCCTTAACCATTCTTTCCCGGGTTCAACGCTTTGAATTCCATCGGATTTCCTTGGAGCAAATTTACAAACATTTAGATAAAGTATGCCAAACTATAGGTCGGGACGTGGATTCAGAAGCCCTCCAGATTATCGCCCAAAAATCTGAAGGGGGGCTGAGAGATGCTTTGAGCATTTTGGATCAGTGCCTCCTGCTGGATGGGAAGCTGGGAGTGGAGCAGGTCTATCAAGTCCTGGGAATGGTAGGGGAAGAATTCAGCGCCAAACTTGTGGATCACCTCTTGGCTAGAGACTATGCCAAGACCTTAGGTTTTTTAGGGGAAGGCATAAATCAAGGGATGGATCCCAGACAGATTATCCGCGAACTGTTGGATTATCTGCGGCAAGCTTTGCTCTATACTTCAACTCAAGCCTTCCCTCATATTGCGCCCCATCTTAAGGAGCATTTGGCTTTTCAATGCGAAACCATTGGACTCAAAACCCTATTGCAATGGATAGGAATTCTGCTTCAGGGAGAAAGTCAGTTAAAATATGCTGCTAATGCCCGTTTAGCGGCGGAACTTCTTTTGGTTCAAGTGATTTATGACTCCGGGCCCAGTTATGGCAAGGAATCTCCACAAGTTCTGGAACGATTGCAGGAATTAGAGGAGGAGATCAAGAACCTTTCTTCAGGGAAGAGTCGCAAAGAAAGTAAAGTAGAATCACCCAAGAAGGCCGAGGAGAGAAGTTCCGACCTACCGAGTCATAAAAAGCATGTTGAGTCTCCAGTCCAGGATAAACCTGTAAGTACCCAAGAAGGCAAAGATAGTTCTTCCCTGTCCTTTCAGGATGTCCAAGGGCATTGGGGAGAGGTTTTAGAGCAAGTAAGAAAACGCAAAAAATCCACCCATGCTTTTTTGATGGAAGGTAAGCCCGTTGAATTGGATGGAGATACTTTGGTTATCGTATTTAAAGAAGGTTTTTCTTTCCATCGCGATAAGGTCAATCAGAAGGAAAACAGGGAAACAATCGAAGAGGTTCTCGGGAGTCTATTTGGCAAAGCCTATGCTTTGCAAAGTCTGTTGGAAAATGAATATGTAAAAGGCAACAAGGATTCAGATCAAGCTGAGAAATCAAAGGAGAATCCGATGGTCAAAAAAGCAGCTGATTTATTTGGATCGGATTTATTGATTGTTCAAGAAGAATAG
- the recR gene encoding recombination mediator RecR: MDFLNYPEPLADLIAGLSRLPGIGPKTAGRLAFYLLQQPQVAENLAETIIKAQQEIKQCSLCCNYTDHDPCSICTGEKRDASLLCIVEQPRDVVSLEKTREFKGLYHVLHGVISPLEGIGPEQLTIPKLLGRLEGIKEVVMAMNPTVEGEATAMYLSKLLKPLGIKVTRIAHGLPVGGDLEYADEITIARALEGRRQI; encoded by the coding sequence ATGGATTTTTTAAATTATCCTGAACCCCTTGCTGATTTGATTGCGGGTTTATCCCGCTTACCTGGGATTGGACCCAAAACGGCAGGCCGCTTAGCTTTTTATCTTCTGCAGCAACCCCAAGTGGCCGAGAATTTAGCAGAAACCATTATCAAGGCTCAGCAAGAAATCAAGCAGTGCTCTCTATGCTGCAACTATACGGATCATGACCCTTGCTCTATTTGTACCGGGGAGAAAAGGGATGCTTCCCTTCTCTGCATTGTGGAGCAGCCCCGGGATGTGGTTTCTTTAGAGAAAACAAGAGAATTTAAAGGGCTTTATCATGTCTTGCATGGCGTTATATCCCCTTTGGAAGGGATCGGGCCGGAGCAGCTCACGATTCCTAAGCTCTTAGGGCGGTTGGAAGGAATCAAGGAAGTCGTCATGGCCATGAACCCAACGGTAGAAGGAGAAGCTACCGCTATGTACTTATCCAAGCTGCTTAAGCCTTTAGGAATTAAGGTGACGCGTATCGCCCATGGTTTACCGGTGGGCGGAGATCTGGAGTATGCCGATGAAATTACCATTGCTCGTGCTTTAGAAGGCCGTCGCCAGATATAA
- a CDS encoding helix-turn-helix transcriptional regulator: MQNNVKRLREERGLTQKELGEHVGVSRQAINAIETGKFDPSIWLAYDLAQFFGVTIEALFLFKEEDRK; this comes from the coding sequence GTGCAAAATAATGTAAAGCGTCTCCGGGAAGAGCGTGGACTAACTCAAAAAGAGCTGGGTGAGCATGTGGGAGTTTCACGACAGGCCATCAATGCCATAGAAACAGGCAAATTTGATCCATCCATTTGGCTGGCGTATGATCTGGCGCAATTCTTTGGTGTAACCATTGAGGCGCTGTTTCTGTTCAAAGAGGAGGATAGGAAATGA